From a region of the Coprococcus comes ATCC 27758 genome:
- a CDS encoding zinc metallopeptidase, with protein sequence MYYPYYFDPTYFLVIIGVIICALASAKVNSTYARYDQVRNHAGITGAMAAEQILRMEGIYDVQVMRVSGKLTDHYDPANHVLRLSDSTYGSTSVAALGVAAHECGHAIQHARHYVPLTIRGALVPVANFGSGISWPLIIMGLFIRGEMSTLFINLGILMFSLAVLFQIITLPVEFNASGRALKILKNSGMLYESEVREARSVLTAAALTYVASAASALLQLLRILILTGGRRNDDE encoded by the coding sequence ATGTACTACCCATATTATTTTGATCCAACTTATTTCCTTGTCATCATCGGCGTCATCATCTGCGCCCTTGCATCCGCCAAAGTGAATTCCACCTACGCCAGGTACGATCAGGTCCGCAACCACGCCGGGATCACCGGTGCGATGGCTGCGGAGCAGATCCTCAGGATGGAAGGGATTTATGATGTACAGGTGATGAGAGTAAGTGGAAAACTGACCGATCATTACGATCCGGCAAACCATGTACTGCGGCTTTCAGATTCCACCTACGGTTCGACATCGGTTGCGGCACTTGGAGTTGCAGCACATGAATGTGGACACGCGATCCAGCATGCAAGGCATTATGTACCGCTGACAATACGCGGAGCACTTGTTCCGGTGGCGAATTTTGGATCCGGGATTTCATGGCCGCTGATCATAATGGGATTATTTATCAGAGGAGAAATGTCTACATTGTTTATCAATCTTGGGATCCTGATGTTTTCATTGGCAGTGCTGTTCCAGATCATCACGCTTCCGGTAGAGTTTAATGCATCGGGAAGAGCACTTAAAATCCTGAAAAATTCAGGCATGCTATATGAATCAGAAGTACGTGAGGCAAGAAGTGTTCTTACAGCGGCAGCGCTTACCTATGTGGCGAGTGCAGCATCTGCACTTCTGCAGCTTTTAAGAATACTGATCCTGACAGGAGGAAGAAGAAATGACGACGAATAA
- a CDS encoding RNA-guided endonuclease InsQ/TnpB family protein, which yields MVKAIKVMLIPNNVQKTKMFQYAGASRFAYNWALAREKENYEKGGKFISDSELRKEFTKLRHSDEYAWLLNISNNVTKQAIKDACTAYKNFFKGLQKFPRFKSKKRSMPKFYQDNVKIQFSNTHVKFEGFSSSRKANKQKMNWVRLAEHGRIPTDVKYMNPRISFDGLNWWISVCVEFPDCKETLNDDGVGIDLGIKDLAVCSDAVKYKNINKSQKVKKLEKQKRRLQRSISRSYEKNKKGESYCKTNNVIKKEKLLLKRNHRLTNIRKNYLNQTISEIVNRKPRFICIEDLNVSGMMKNRHLSKAVQEQGFFWFRKQLEYKCSDKGIQLIVADRFYPSSKLCSCCGNIKKDLKLSDREYRCECGNIIDRDFQASINLKGYGERFAS from the coding sequence ATGGTAAAAGCCATAAAAGTAATGCTGATACCAAACAACGTACAGAAAACTAAGATGTTTCAGTACGCAGGTGCTTCAAGATTTGCTTATAACTGGGCTTTGGCCAGGGAAAAAGAAAATTATGAAAAAGGTGGCAAATTCATTTCAGATTCAGAACTCAGAAAAGAATTTACAAAGCTCAGACATTCTGATGAATACGCATGGCTGCTGAATATTTCAAATAATGTAACCAAACAGGCAATCAAAGATGCCTGTACTGCGTATAAGAACTTTTTCAAGGGTTTGCAAAAATTCCCAAGATTCAAGTCTAAAAAGAGATCAATGCCGAAGTTCTATCAGGACAATGTTAAGATACAATTCAGTAATACCCACGTTAAGTTTGAAGGCTTTTCTTCCAGCAGGAAAGCAAATAAGCAGAAAATGAATTGGGTAAGACTTGCAGAACATGGACGTATTCCAACAGATGTTAAATATATGAATCCGAGAATATCCTTTGACGGATTGAACTGGTGGATCAGTGTATGTGTGGAATTTCCTGATTGCAAGGAAACACTTAATGATGATGGAGTTGGTATAGACTTAGGAATCAAAGATTTGGCTGTCTGCTCTGATGCTGTTAAATATAAGAACATTAATAAGAGTCAGAAAGTAAAGAAACTAGAAAAACAGAAACGCAGATTACAGCGTAGTATCTCTCGTTCTTACGAGAAGAATAAGAAAGGGGAAAGTTACTGCAAAACCAATAATGTAATCAAAAAGGAAAAACTTTTATTAAAACGAAATCACAGATTAACAAACATCCGTAAAAACTATTTGAATCAGACCATATCTGAGATCGTAAATCGAAAACCAAGATTTATCTGTATTGAAGATCTGAATGTCAGCGGAATGATGAAAAATAGACATTTATCCAAAGCAGTTCAGGAACAAGGATTTTTTTGGTTTAGAAAACAGCTTGAATACAAATGCAGTGATAAAGGGATCCAGCTTATTGTGGCTGATCGGTTTTATCCATCATCAAAGCTTTGCAGCTGTTGTGGAAATATCAAAAAAGATTTGAAATTATCTGACAGGGAATATAGATGTGAGTGTGGGAATATAATTGACAGAGATTTCCAGGCATCAATAAATCTTAAGGGTTATGGAGAACGATTTGCAAGCTGA
- a CDS encoding MerR family DNA-binding transcriptional regulator, with the protein MSKYYSIHEFSKIIGVSAQTLRNWDANGKLHPHHTTSS; encoded by the coding sequence TTGAGTAAATATTATTCTATACACGAATTTTCAAAAATTATAGGCGTATCTGCTCAGACATTACGAAATTGGGATGCAAATGGAAAACTTCATCCGCATCATACTACATCAAGTTGA
- the priA gene encoding replication restart helicase PriA, producing the protein MYADIIIDITHEKLDKVFQYRVPEELEGDLRTGAGVIVPFGRGNRETKGYIVGFSETCDYDAEKIKDILRTDTSSVAIEARLVALAAWMKEYYGGTMIQALKTVLPIKRTEQQKEQRILKRCISREAGEKKLEEYLHKNQKARARLMAALLDDEEVEYSLISQKLNITLTVVRALEEQGVLEIKNHKIYRNPVKEKEQQRHFITYTEEQERAIRTFENDYKKGIRKTYLLYGVTGSGKTEVYMEMIRQVVKEKRQAIVLIPEIALTYQTVMRFYRTFGERVSIMNSRLSAGERYDQMMRAKKGEIDVMIGPRSALFTPFPSLGLIVIDEEHEAAYKSEQVPRYHARETAIERASLEGASVVLGSATPSMEAFYRCELGEYTLLELKRRTAKAELPEVYTVDMREELQKGNRSILSDRLHELMEDRLKKKEQIILFLNRRGYAGFLSCRSCGYVVKCPHCDVSLAAHNNGKMVCHYCGYEETVAKKCPSCGSPHIGGFRAGTQQIEELVKKEFPQARVLRMDLDTTRSKEGHEKILSAFANEEADILVGTQMIVKGHDFPNVTLVGVLAADMSLYSDDFRSAERTFELLTQAAGRAGRGAKKGEVVIQTYSPEHYSIQTAARQDYQAFYTEEMNYRELMGYPPAEHLMAVLVACEDEALLEKGMHYLKLYAMRITKNRKVQVIGPAAPAVGKVKDVYRKVLYLKQESYEILIEMKDKMEQYIELNRGFAKMRIQFDFDPMSGF; encoded by the coding sequence ATGTACGCAGACATTATTATAGATATTACACATGAAAAACTGGATAAAGTATTTCAGTACCGTGTACCGGAAGAACTGGAAGGAGATTTACGAACCGGTGCAGGCGTCATTGTGCCGTTTGGACGGGGGAACCGGGAAACGAAGGGGTATATTGTCGGTTTTTCGGAAACATGTGATTATGATGCGGAAAAAATAAAGGATATTCTGCGCACAGATACATCAAGTGTAGCGATTGAGGCAAGGCTGGTTGCACTTGCAGCGTGGATGAAAGAATATTATGGAGGTACGATGATCCAGGCATTGAAAACGGTGCTTCCGATCAAGCGTACCGAGCAGCAGAAGGAACAGCGGATTTTAAAAAGATGTATTTCCAGAGAAGCAGGCGAAAAGAAGCTGGAAGAATATCTACACAAGAACCAGAAAGCGCGGGCAAGACTGATGGCAGCACTTTTGGATGATGAAGAGGTAGAATATTCTCTGATCAGCCAGAAGCTGAATATCACGCTGACGGTGGTGAGAGCGCTTGAAGAGCAGGGGGTTCTGGAAATCAAAAATCATAAGATTTACCGTAATCCTGTGAAAGAAAAAGAGCAGCAGCGGCATTTTATTACCTACACGGAGGAGCAGGAAAGAGCAATCCGGACGTTTGAAAACGATTATAAAAAAGGGATCCGAAAGACCTATCTTTTATACGGTGTGACCGGAAGCGGCAAGACAGAGGTCTATATGGAAATGATCCGGCAGGTGGTAAAGGAAAAGCGCCAGGCAATCGTGCTGATCCCGGAGATCGCATTGACTTACCAGACGGTGATGCGCTTTTACAGGACATTTGGGGAACGCGTTTCCATCATGAATTCCAGACTTTCAGCGGGAGAGCGGTATGACCAGATGATGCGGGCGAAAAAAGGAGAGATTGATGTGATGATCGGTCCAAGATCTGCACTTTTTACCCCGTTTCCGAGTCTTGGGCTGATCGTGATCGATGAGGAACATGAGGCAGCTTATAAAAGTGAACAGGTTCCCCGGTATCATGCGCGGGAGACGGCAATCGAACGCGCAAGCCTGGAAGGGGCAAGTGTGGTACTGGGATCGGCAACCCCTTCCATGGAAGCATTTTACCGGTGCGAGCTGGGAGAGTATACGTTGCTGGAATTAAAGAGGCGGACTGCAAAAGCAGAACTCCCGGAGGTCTACACGGTGGATATGCGTGAAGAACTGCAAAAAGGGAACCGTTCTATTTTAAGTGACAGGCTCCATGAGCTGATGGAAGACCGTCTGAAAAAGAAAGAACAGATCATTTTGTTTCTGAATCGAAGAGGGTATGCCGGATTCCTTTCTTGCAGGTCCTGCGGATATGTAGTAAAATGTCCTCATTGTGATGTTTCACTGGCAGCGCACAATAATGGGAAAATGGTGTGCCACTACTGTGGCTACGAAGAAACGGTTGCAAAAAAATGCCCGTCCTGCGGCTCCCCTCATATCGGAGGTTTCCGCGCAGGAACACAGCAGATTGAAGAACTGGTAAAAAAGGAATTTCCGCAGGCAAGGGTACTTCGGATGGATCTGGATACTACAAGATCCAAAGAAGGACATGAAAAGATTCTATCTGCATTTGCAAATGAAGAGGCAGATATTCTTGTCGGAACGCAGATGATCGTAAAAGGACATGATTTTCCAAATGTGACCCTGGTTGGCGTGCTTGCTGCGGATATGTCCTTATACTCGGATGATTTCCGGTCAGCAGAGAGGACATTCGAGCTTCTGACGCAGGCTGCGGGAAGGGCCGGAAGAGGGGCAAAAAAAGGAGAGGTCGTGATTCAGACCTACAGCCCGGAGCATTATAGTATCCAGACGGCAGCACGTCAGGATTATCAGGCATTTTATACAGAAGAGATGAATTACAGGGAACTGATGGGGTATCCGCCGGCAGAGCATCTGATGGCGGTACTGGTAGCCTGTGAGGATGAAGCACTTCTGGAAAAAGGAATGCACTATCTCAAATTATATGCAATGCGGATCACGAAGAACCGCAAGGTACAGGTGATCGGTCCGGCAGCTCCGGCAGTCGGAAAGGTCAAGGATGTGTACCGGAAAGTGTTGTATCTGAAGCAGGAATCCTATGAGATCCTGATAGAAATGAAAGATAAAATGGAACAATATATTGAATTGAACCGGGGATTTGCAAAGATGCGGATTCAGTTTGATTTTGATCCGATGAGTGGATTTTAA
- the rsmB gene encoding 16S rRNA (cytosine(967)-C(5))-methyltransferase RsmB — MTTNNQGVGTRELALMILLEIERGEKSHIVLRQVLEKYQYLSKQDRAFLTRLAEGTTERRIELDYIINQFSKVKTEKMKPVIRNILRCAVYQIKYMDQVPDSAACNEAVNLAIRKGFKNLRGFVNGVLRNIARNIDKIAYPENTEEFLSIKYSMPQWIIRMWVRDYGEEKTKYILEGFYKERATTIRINGNATTKEELIRELTGEGIQVKEHPLLASALLISGYDYLAAIPAFREGKFQVQDAASIMVAEQAGIKEGDYILDVCAAPGGKALHAAQILNGTGMVEARDLTEMKVELIRENISRMGFENIRAVQQDATCFDADSEEKADVLIADLPCSGLGVLAKKTDLKYKMNPETETEVAALQREILDAVCRYVKPEGTLMYSTCTISRTENEENAGWFAEKHPEFDLEWEKQIFPSDITDGFYIAKFIRRDR, encoded by the coding sequence ATGACGACGAATAACCAGGGAGTAGGTACAAGAGAACTTGCACTGATGATCCTGCTGGAAATCGAGCGTGGAGAGAAAAGTCATATCGTGCTCAGACAGGTGCTGGAAAAATATCAGTATCTGTCCAAGCAGGACCGTGCATTTCTGACCAGGCTTGCAGAAGGGACAACAGAGCGGAGGATAGAACTGGACTATATTATCAACCAGTTTTCAAAAGTAAAGACAGAAAAAATGAAACCGGTGATCCGCAATATCCTGCGCTGTGCGGTCTATCAGATCAAATACATGGATCAGGTTCCGGATTCGGCAGCATGCAATGAAGCTGTCAACCTTGCTATCCGGAAAGGCTTTAAGAACCTGCGGGGATTTGTAAATGGGGTACTCAGAAATATCGCGCGAAACATTGATAAGATTGCGTATCCGGAGAATACAGAAGAATTTCTCTCAATAAAGTATTCCATGCCACAATGGATCATCCGTATGTGGGTGAGAGATTATGGAGAAGAGAAGACGAAATACATCCTGGAAGGTTTTTATAAAGAACGTGCAACAACAATCCGGATCAATGGAAATGCAACCACCAAAGAAGAGCTGATCAGAGAGCTGACAGGAGAAGGCATTCAGGTAAAAGAACATCCGCTTCTTGCGTCTGCGCTTCTGATCTCAGGCTATGATTATCTGGCAGCAATCCCGGCGTTCCGGGAAGGAAAATTCCAGGTACAGGATGCAGCTTCGATCATGGTAGCGGAACAGGCAGGAATCAAAGAAGGAGATTACATACTGGATGTGTGCGCGGCACCGGGAGGAAAAGCGCTCCATGCGGCACAGATCCTGAATGGGACAGGTATGGTAGAGGCAAGGGATCTGACAGAGATGAAGGTAGAGCTGATTCGGGAAAATATTTCACGGATGGGATTTGAAAATATCCGTGCAGTGCAGCAGGATGCAACCTGCTTCGATGCGGACTCTGAGGAAAAAGCAGATGTTCTGATCGCGGATCTTCCGTGTTCCGGCCTTGGTGTTCTTGCGAAGAAGACCGATCTGAAGTATAAGATGAACCCGGAGACGGAGACTGAAGTTGCAGCACTTCAGAGAGAGATCCTGGATGCGGTTTGCCGATATGTGAAGCCGGAGGGAACACTGATGTACAGCACCTGTACGATCAGCAGGACAGAGAACGAGGAAAACGCCGGATGGTTTGCCGAAAAACATCCGGAATTTGACCTGGAATGGGAGAAACAGATTTTTCCGTCTGATATAACCGATGGTTTCTATATTGCTAAATTTATCCGGAGGGACAGATAA
- a CDS encoding Stp1/IreP family PP2C-type Ser/Thr phosphatase yields MKIFSMTDVGRKREMNQDYVFATDESLGTLPNLLVVADGMGGHKAGDFASKYTVEVLKEELKHTLKDGPEEILKDAAQTANHKLIEKADEDINLEGMGTTLVAATVIDHTLYFINVGDSRLYLLNNDIRQLSRDHSLVEEMVRLGGINEEEARHHPDKNIITRAIGVKEDVEVDFYEFSLKKGDIILMCSDGLSNMIEDEEIFAIVKGARDIVEAGQNLIDRANENGGNDNISVVLAEPFSDEVSIW; encoded by the coding sequence ATGAAAATATTTTCTATGACAGATGTTGGAAGAAAACGTGAAATGAACCAGGATTACGTGTTTGCCACAGATGAGTCATTAGGTACGCTGCCGAATCTTCTGGTAGTAGCCGATGGAATGGGTGGACACAAGGCAGGCGATTTTGCGTCAAAATATACGGTGGAAGTTCTGAAAGAAGAACTGAAGCATACATTAAAGGATGGGCCGGAAGAGATTTTAAAAGATGCGGCTCAGACAGCGAACCACAAGCTGATCGAGAAAGCAGATGAAGACATTAATCTGGAGGGGATGGGAACCACTCTGGTTGCGGCAACTGTGATCGATCATACACTTTATTTTATAAATGTAGGTGACAGCCGTCTGTATCTTCTGAATAATGATATCAGGCAGCTTTCCAGAGACCATTCCCTGGTAGAAGAGATGGTTCGTCTGGGAGGAATCAATGAGGAAGAGGCAAGACATCATCCGGATAAGAATATCATTACCAGAGCAATTGGAGTAAAAGAGGATGTAGAGGTGGATTTTTATGAATTCAGCCTCAAAAAGGGAGATATCATCCTGATGTGTTCCGATGGACTCAGTAATATGATAGAGGATGAAGAAATTTTTGCGATAGTTAAAGGGGCAAGAGATATCGTAGAAGCCGGTCAGAATCTGATTGACCGGGCGAATGAGAACGGGGGCAATGACAATATCAGTGTTGTTCTTGCAGAACCGTTTTCTGATGAGGTGAGTATATGGTAA
- the def gene encoding peptide deformylase: MAIRKIREIGDEVLTKVCKEVTKMTPRTTELIDDMLETMYEAMGVGLAAPQVGILKRIVVIDIGEGPVVMINPRIVESSGEQTGEEGCLSVPGKSGIVTRPNYVKAVALDEDMKEYEIEGEGLMARAICHELEHLDGHLYVEKVEGELHSTEYEEA, from the coding sequence ATGGCAATTAGAAAAATCAGAGAAATAGGCGATGAAGTACTGACAAAGGTGTGTAAGGAAGTAACAAAGATGACACCAAGAACAACAGAACTGATCGATGATATGTTAGAGACCATGTACGAGGCAATGGGGGTAGGTCTTGCTGCACCACAGGTTGGAATTCTCAAAAGAATCGTTGTCATCGATATCGGAGAAGGTCCGGTTGTTATGATCAACCCACGCATCGTAGAGAGCAGCGGAGAACAGACCGGGGAAGAAGGATGCCTTAGTGTACCAGGTAAATCCGGTATTGTTACCCGTCCGAATTATGTAAAAGCAGTAGCACTTGATGAAGATATGAAAGAATACGAGATTGAAGGCGAAGGACTGATGGCAAGAGCAATCTGTCACGAACTGGAGCATCTGGACGGTCATCTTTATGTAGAAAAAGTAGAAGGCGAACTTCACAGCACAGAATACGAAGAAGCCTAG
- the rlmN gene encoding 23S rRNA (adenine(2503)-C(2))-methyltransferase RlmN: protein MEKKDIASYSFEELQEEMLAIGEKGFRSRQIYSWIHEKLVDDFEEMTNLPKTLRQKLESAYEIRRVEMEKRQISKIDGTNKFLFCLKDGNMVESVLMKYKHGNSVCISSQVGCRMGCRFCASTLDGLERNLTPSEMLRQVYQIQKITGERVSNIVIMGTGEPLDNYDNFLKFIHMVSDEHGLNISQRNITASTCGIVPNIRRLAEEKLQITLALSLHGSNQEKRRSLMPVANKYELHEVLEACDYYFEKTGRRITFEYSLVHGVNDTPEDAKELMGILKDRNCHLNLIPVNPIKERNYEKPDKKSAENFKNKLEKNGINVTIRREMGSDIDGACGQLRRKTMQGV from the coding sequence ATGGAAAAAAAAGATATCGCTTCGTATTCATTTGAAGAGTTACAGGAAGAAATGCTGGCGATTGGAGAAAAAGGATTCCGCAGTCGACAGATTTATTCCTGGATCCATGAAAAGCTGGTGGATGATTTTGAAGAAATGACCAATCTTCCAAAAACTTTACGCCAGAAACTGGAATCAGCATACGAAATACGAAGAGTCGAAATGGAAAAAAGACAGATTTCAAAGATTGACGGGACCAATAAATTCCTGTTTTGTCTGAAAGACGGGAATATGGTAGAAAGTGTTTTGATGAAATATAAACATGGCAATTCGGTATGCATATCCTCGCAAGTTGGCTGCCGGATGGGATGCCGTTTCTGTGCATCAACACTGGACGGGCTGGAACGAAACCTGACACCGTCAGAGATGTTAAGACAGGTTTACCAGATCCAGAAGATCACTGGCGAGAGAGTTTCTAATATTGTGATCATGGGAACCGGAGAACCGTTGGATAATTATGACAATTTTCTGAAATTCATTCACATGGTCAGTGATGAGCACGGGCTCAATATCAGCCAGAGAAATATCACGGCGTCTACCTGTGGAATTGTACCGAACATCCGAAGACTTGCAGAAGAAAAGCTACAGATCACGCTGGCACTTTCCCTGCACGGTTCCAACCAGGAAAAGAGAAGATCGCTGATGCCGGTGGCAAATAAATACGAGCTTCATGAGGTTCTGGAAGCGTGTGATTATTATTTTGAAAAAACCGGACGGAGGATCACTTTTGAGTACAGCCTGGTTCACGGCGTAAACGATACACCGGAGGATGCAAAAGAGCTGATGGGAATCTTAAAAGACAGAAACTGCCATTTAAACCTGATTCCGGTGAACCCGATCAAGGAGAGAAACTACGAAAAACCGGACAAAAAAAGTGCCGAGAATTTCAAAAATAAACTTGAAAAAAACGGGATAAATGTTACTATAAGAAGAGAAATGGGCTCAGATATAGACGGAGCCTGTGGACAGTTACGGCGCAAGACGATGCAAGGAGTATAA
- the fmt gene encoding methionyl-tRNA formyltransferase, with translation MKIIFMGTPDFSVGTLEALVEAGHEVVLAVTQPDKPKGRGKEMQFTPVKECALAHNIPVYQPKKIREPECIEELKKYQADVCVVVAFGQILPKEILEMTPYGCINVHASLLPKYRGAAPIQWAVINGEKVSGVTTMQMDEGLDTGDMLEKVEITLDKKETGGSLFDKLSAKGATLCVHTLAELEKGTITPQKQGESTTEYAKMLNKKSGEIDWTKTAVEIERLIRGLNPWPSAYTQWEGKTMKIWEAEVEDVVETIDTHEPGTITEVTKHGFKVQTGEGRLAIKSLQIPGKKRMEADAFLRGYHIETGEKLG, from the coding sequence ATGAAGATAATATTTATGGGAACTCCTGATTTCTCAGTCGGAACACTGGAAGCACTGGTAGAAGCAGGACATGAAGTAGTGCTCGCTGTCACACAGCCGGACAAGCCAAAGGGCAGAGGCAAAGAAATGCAGTTCACTCCGGTAAAAGAATGTGCACTTGCACATAATATCCCGGTCTATCAGCCAAAGAAGATCCGGGAACCTGAATGTATCGAAGAACTGAAAAAATATCAGGCAGATGTCTGCGTAGTCGTGGCATTTGGACAGATCCTTCCAAAAGAGATTCTGGAAATGACACCGTACGGATGTATCAATGTCCATGCATCCCTTCTGCCGAAATACCGCGGTGCTGCACCGATCCAATGGGCGGTCATCAATGGAGAAAAAGTATCCGGTGTCACAACGATGCAGATGGATGAAGGACTTGACACGGGTGATATGCTGGAGAAAGTAGAAATCACATTAGATAAAAAAGAAACAGGAGGAAGCCTTTTCGATAAACTTTCCGCAAAAGGAGCCACACTCTGCGTCCATACCCTTGCAGAACTGGAAAAAGGAACCATTACTCCACAAAAACAGGGCGAAAGCACCACCGAATACGCAAAAATGCTCAACAAAAAATCCGGTGAGATCGACTGGACGAAAACAGCAGTAGAAATCGAACGCCTGATCCGCGGCTTAAATCCATGGCCAAGTGCCTACACCCAGTGGGAAGGCAAAACGATGAAAATCTGGGAAGCAGAAGTAGAGGATGTTGTAGAAACCATAGATACTCATGAGCCCGGAACGATCACAGAAGTCACAAAACACGGCTTCAAAGTTCAGACCGGCGAAGGCAGACTAGCCATCAAGTCCCTCCAGATCCCAGGCAAAAAACGCATGGAAGCCGATGCCTTCCTACGCGGATACCACATAGAAACAGGAGAAAAATTAGGTTAG